The following are from one region of the Sorghum bicolor cultivar BTx623 chromosome 2, Sorghum_bicolor_NCBIv3, whole genome shotgun sequence genome:
- the LOC8083255 gene encoding protein DETOXIFICATION 27 encodes MASALETLCGQAYGAKQYSMMGTYLQRSWLVLLAFAVLLAPTYIFSGQLLMVLGQPAELSREAGLLGMYLLPLHLMFAIQLPLNKFLQCQRKNWVIALSSVLGFPVHVVATWLLAQRFQLGVLGAAMSLNLSWALITGLQLAYAVGGGCPETWRGFSSSAFMGLKDFVSLSVASGVMTCLESWYYRLLIFLTAYAKNAELAVDALSICLSWAGWEMMIHFGFLAGTGVRVANELGANNGRAAKFATIVSTTTSFLICLLISSLALIFHDKLAILFTSSEAVIDAVDGISVLLALTILLNGIQPVLSGVAVGSGWQALVAYVNIGSYYIIGVPFGVLLAWGFHYGVLGIWVGMIGGTMVQTLILSFITLRCDWNEEALKASSRMRTWSSSK; translated from the exons ATGGCGAGTGCGCTGGAGACATTATGCGGCCAAGCCTACGGTGCAAAGCAGTACTCGATGATGGGCACCTATCTCCAGCGCTCATGGCTCGTCCTCCTCGCCTTCGCGGTGCTCCTTGCTCCGACGTACATCTTCAGCGGGCAGCTGCTCATGGTCCTGGGCCAGCCCGCCGAGCTGTCTCGCGAGGCGGGCTTGCTCGGCATGTACCTGCTCCCGCTGCACCTCATGTTTGCCATCCAGCTGCCGCTCAACAAGTTCTTGCAGTGCCAGCGCAAGAACTGGGTCATCGCGCTGTCCTCGGTGCTGGGTTTCCCGGTGCACGTCGTGGCGACCTGGCTGCTGGCGCAGCGCTTTCAGCTTGGCGTCCTGGGCGCAGCGATGTCACTCAACCTGTCCTGGGCGCTCATCACGGGCCTGCAGCTCGCGTACGCTGTTGGCGGTGGGTGCCCAGAGACGTGGAGAGGGTTCTCGTCGTCGGCATTCATGGGCTTGAAGGACTTCGTCAGCTTGTCCGTCGCGTCGGGAGTCATGACGTG CTTGGAGAGTTGGTACTACCGGTTATTGATTTTCCTAACGGCGTACGCGAAGAACGCAGAATTGGCTGTGGATGCACTGTCTATCTG CTTGAGTTGGGCTGGATGGGAGATGATGATTCATTTCGGGTTCTTAGCAGGCACTGG GGTGAGGGTTGCCAATGAGCTAGGCGCCAATAATGGACGAGCTGCAAAGTTTGCGACGATCGTGTCCACGACGACATCATTCCTGATCTGCCTCTTAATTAGTTCACTCGCACTCATTTTCCATGACAAACTCGCAATACTGTTCACGTCTAGTGAGGCTGTGATCGATGCAGTTGACGGTATTTCTGTTCTGCTAGCCCTCACCATCCTCCTCAATGGCATCCAACCTGTGCTATCCG gagttGCCGTTGGTTCAGGGTGGCAAGCGCTAGTTGCGTATGTGAACATTGGGAGCTACTACATTATCGGTGTTCCTTTCGGTGTTCTGCTAGCATGGGGTTTCCACTACGGGGTCCTT GGCATTTGGGTTGGAATGATCGGTGGCACGATGGTGCAAACTCTGATTCTTTCATTTATCACCTTACGATGCGACTGGAATGAAGAG GCACTGAAAGCTTCTAGCAGAATGCGGACATGGAGCAGCTCCAAGTGA
- the LOC110433135 gene encoding coatomer subunit zeta-2 → MADFSKESCPSVKNILLLDSEGKRVAVKYFSDDWPTNASKLAYEKSVFTKTLKTNARAEAEITLFDGYIVVYKFVHDLHFFVTAGDDENELILASVLHGFSDSVGLLLRGDVEKRTALENLDLILLCIDEIVDGGIILETDANTIAGKVATNAVDGSVPFSEQTISQALATAREHLARSLLK, encoded by the exons ATGGCGGATTTCTCCAAG GAATCTTGCCCTTCTGTGAAGAACATTTTGCTTCTGGattctgaaggaaagcgtgttGCTGTAAAGTATTTCTCAGATGATTGGCCGACTAATGCATCAAAGTTAGCCTATGAAAAATCTGTTTTTACTAAAACTCTGAAGACCAATGCACGGGCAGAAG CTGAGATAACATTGTTTGATGGTTATATTGTCGTCTACAAGTTTGTACATGATCTTCACTTTTTTGTCACCGCTGGAGATGATGAGAATGAACTAATCTTAGCAAGTGTACTACATGGTTTTTCTGATTCTGTTGGTCTTCTACTAAG GGGTGATGTTGAGAAGCGGACTGCGCTTGAGAACTTGGATTTAATACTTCTCTGCATTGATGAAATCGTAGATGGGGG AATCATCCTGGAAACAGATGCAAATACCATTGCTGGGAAGGTCGCAACCAATGCTGTTGATGGTTCTGTGCCCTTTTCTGAGCAG ACGATATCTCAGGCGCTAGCCACAGCTAGGGAGCACCTTGCAAGATCTCTACTGAAATGA
- the LOC8063732 gene encoding protein DETOXIFICATION 27 gives MESQSDVPLLPTLPRPPPEKRGGGKIQFQGRLGREVWEESKKLGAVVGPAVFMNLVFSSMNLVSQSFAGHLGDLDLAAFSIANTVVDGFNFAMLLGMASATETLCGQAYGAKQYHMLGIYLQRSWLVLLAFAVLLAPVYVFSGQLLAAFGQPAELARAAGSVSVYFLPSHFMYAIHLPVMTFLQCQRKNWVPTVATAAVFAVHVAATWLLVNCLGLGVFGVAMAFNISWAVLAALLLSYALGGGCPETWSGFSTSAFVDLKEFVMLSASSGVMVCLENWYYRILIFLTAYMKSAELAVDALSICMSLTGWEMMIHMGFLEGTGVRVANELGAANAHGARFATIVSTAMSFLISLFASLLALIFHNKLAMIFSSSEAVIDAVDNISVLLALTILLNGIQPVLSGVAIGSGWQALVAYVNVGSYYFIGVPLGVLLGWRFNYGVPGIWAGMISGTTMQTLILAVITLRCDWNKEALKAGNRVRQWSSTK, from the exons ATGGAGAGTCAGAGCGATGTCCCGCTCCTCCCGACGctcccgcggccgccgccggagaAGAGGGGAGGAGGCAAGATCCAGTTCCAGGGACGCCTGGGGAGGGAGGTGTGGGAGGAGTCCAAGAAGCTGGGGGCAGTCGTCGGCCCGGCCGTCTTCATGAACCTGGTCTTCTCCTCCATGAACCTCGTCAGCCAGTCCTTCGCCGGCCACCTCGGCGACCTCGACCTCGCCGCCTTCTCCATCGCCAACACCGTAGTAGACGGCTTCAACTTCGCCATGCTG CTTGGCATGGCGAGTGCAACGGAGACGCTGTGCGGCCAGGCGTACGGGGCAAAGCAGTACCACATGCTGGGCATCTACCTGCAGCGCTCGTGGCTCGTTCTCCTGGCCTTCGCCGTCCTGCTCGCTCCGGTCTACGTCTTCAGCGGGCAGCTGCTCGCCGCGTTCGGCCAGCCCgccgagctcgcgcgcgcggcGGGCTCGGTCAGCGTGTACTTCCTGCCGTCGCACTTCATGTACGCCATTCACCTGCCGGTCATGACGTTCCTGCAGTGCCAGCGCAAGAACTGGGTGCCCACGGTCGCCacggcggcggtcttcgccgtgcACGTCGCCGCCACCTGGCTACTGGTGAATTGTCTCGGGCTCGGCGTCTTTGGTGTGGCCATGGCGTTCAACATTTCCTGGGCGGTCCTGGCGGCGCTGCTGCTCTCGTACGCCCTCGGCGGCGGGTGCCCGGAGACGTGGAGTGGGTTCTCGACGTCGGCGTTCGTGGACTTGAAGGAGTTTGTTATGTTGTCTGCGTCGTCGGGTGTCATGGTGTGCTTGGAGAATTGGTACTACCGGATATTGATTTTCCTCACTGCTTACATGAAGAGTGCAGAGCTAGCTGTGGATGCACTGTCTATCTG TATGAGTTTGACCGGATGGGAGATGATGATTCATATGGGATTCTTAGAAGGCACTGG TGTGAGAGTAGCCAATGAACTCGGGGCCGCCAATGCACATGGTGCAAGATTTGCGACAATCGTGTCAACAGCAATGTCCTTTCTGATCAGCCTCTTCGCTAGTTTACTGGCACTGATTTTCCACAACAAGCTGGCCAtgatcttctcatcaagtgaggcTGTGATAGATGCAGTGGATAACATTTCCGTTCTGCTGGCCCTCACCATCCTTCTGAATGGGATCCAACCTGTGCTCTCTG GAGTTGCTATTGGTTCAGGGTGGCAAGCTCTAGTTGCTTATGTGAATGTTGGAAGTTACTACTTTATTGGTGTTCCTCTTGGTGTTCTGCTAGGATGGCGTTTCAACTATGGCGTCCCT GGCATCTGGGCCGGGATGATCAGTGGCACAACAATGCAGACACTAATTCTGGCAGTGATCACCCTTCGATGCGATTGGAATAAGGAG GCACTGAAAGCTGGTAACAGAGTGCGGCAATGGAGTAGCACCAAGTGA
- the LOC8083256 gene encoding putative clathrin assembly protein At4g40080 — protein MGGLKLRRLASTFLSPGPASPGSAAKDAHHAVARATAHHPSTAPPSAHHMDALLAFGRGSRLSAASLAAALVDRLRAAASGQGDAAVALKCLVALRTLLARGAFILRDQLLAALARHPASGRNPLALSSFPLGRSSFAAASWVRFSARLLELLLLLPDASASADAAEYLTALPNPHLIAELAAFVSVADAVRQAPPPPSSAGPQKPNALIWEAVRLADEDRVAAELNIAARVQEMAERLDTLSLADAVELVCVLRRVEEGAASAPPAPEWRKWAGLDEGVVCAARKLRERADDVVLRRTVEERRLVRRDARGGSVSARVVLPIGAAAAGDGAFRRFGSTRWADTVSACRR, from the coding sequence ATGGGTGGCCTCAAGCTCCGGCGGCTCGCATCCACCTTCCTCTCCCCAGGCCCCGCGTCCCCGGGCTCCGCAGCCAAAGACGCGCACCACGCGGTGGCGCGCGCGACGGCGCACCACCCTTCCACGGCCCCGCCGTCCGCGCACCACATGGACGCGCTCCTCGCCTTCGGCCGGGGCTCGCGCCTCTCCGCCGCGTCGCTCGCCGCGGCGCTCGTCGACCGCCTGCGCGCCGCGGCGTCGGGGCAGGGCGACGCCGCCGTGGCCCTCAAGTGCCTCGTCGCGCTCAGGACGCTCCTCGCGCGGGGCGCGTTCATCCTCCGCGACCAGCTCCTCGCCGCGCTCGCCCGGCACCCGGCCTCCGGGCGCAACCCGCTGGCGCTGTCCTCGTTCCCGCTCGGCCGCTCCTCCTTCGCCGCCGCGTCGTGGGTCCGCTTCTCCGCGCggctcctcgagctcctcctcctgctcccggacgcctccgcctccgccgacgCTGCCGAGTATCTCACCGCGCTCCCCAACCCGCACCTCATCGCCGAGCTCGCCGCCTTCGTGTCCGTCGCGGACGCCGTCCGCCAGGCCCCGCCGCCTCCGTCCTCGGCGGGCCCACAGAAGCCCAACGCGCTCATCTGGGAGGCCGTCCGGCTCGCCGACGAGGACCGCGTCGCGGCGGAGCTGAACATCGCCGCGCGCGTCCAGGAGATGGCAGAGCGCCTCGACACGCTCTCCCTGGCCGACGCCGTGGAGCTGGTGTGCGTGCTGCGGCGCGTGGAGGAGGGCGCCGCGTCGGCCCCGCCGGCCCCGGAGTGGAGGAAGTGGGCGGGGCTGGACGAGGGCGTCGTGTGCGCGGCCCGGAAGCTCCGCGAGCGCGCGGATGACGTGGTGCTGCGGAGGACGGTGGAGGAAAGGCGCCTAGTGCGGAGGGACGCACGGGGCGGCAGCGTGTCCGCGCGCGTCGTCCTGCCGATcggtgccgccgccgctggcgaCGGCGCCTTCCGCCGGTTTGGGTCCACAAGGTGGGCTGACACAGTTTCTGCCTGTAGACGGTAG
- the LOC8063733 gene encoding protein DETOXIFICATION 27 has protein sequence MEENRSDIPLISGSELPDRRGGGKISELAKEVWGESKKLWVVAGPAAFTRLTFYGMTVVSQAFAGHIGDLELAAFSIATTVISGLSFGFFVGMASAMETLCGQAYGAKQYHMMGIYLQRSWLILLSFAVLLTPTYIFSEQLLTALGQPAELSRQAGLVSLYMLPLHFVYAIVLPLNKFLQCQRKNWVAAVTTAAAFPVHVVATWLLVRCFRLGVFGAAMALTLSWALATVGLLSYALGGGCPETWRGFSASAFVDLKDFIKLSAASGVMLCLENWYYRILVFLTGYVKNAELAVDALSICISYAGWEMMIHLGFLAGTGVRVANELGAANGARARFATIVSMTTSFLISLFISLLILIFHDKLGMIFSSSQAVIDAVDNISFLLALTILLNGIQPVLSGVAVGSGWQALVAYVNIGSYYLIGVPFGFLLGWGLHYGVQGIWVGMIVGTMVQTLILAYITLRCDWNEEALKASTRMRRWSNSK, from the exons ATGGAGGAGAATCGGAGCGATATCCCGCTCATCTCCGGCTCCGAGCTGCCGGACAGGAGGGGAGGAGGCAAGATCTCCGAGCTTGCGAAGGAGGTATGGGGAGAGTCCAAGAAGCTGTGGGTGGTCGCCGGCCCGGCCGCGTTCACGAGGCTGACATTCTATGGCATGACCGTGGTCAGCCAGGCCTTTGCCGGGCACATCGGTGACCTCGAGCTCGCCGCCTTCTCCATAGCCACCACCGTCATTTCTGGTCTCAGCTTTGGCTTCTTT GTTGGCATGGCGAGTGCAATGGAGACGCTGTGCGGCCAAGCCTACGGTGCAAAGCAGTACCACATGATGGGCATCTACCTGCAGCGCTCGTGGCTCATCCTCCTCAGCTTCGCCGTGCTTCTTACTCCGACCTACATCTTCAGCGAGCAGCTGCTCACCGCGCTGGGCCAGCCCGCCGAGCTGTCGCGCCAGGCGGGCTTGGTCAGCCTGTACATGCTCCCGCTGCACTTCGTCTACGCCATCGTCCTGCCGCTCAACAAGTTCCTGCAGTGCCAGCGCAAGAACTGGGTCGCCGCGGTCACCACGGCCGCGGCGTTCCCCGTTCACGTCGTCGCCACCTGGCTGCTGGTGCGTTGCTTCCGGCTCGGGGTCTTTGGAGCAGCGATGGCGCTCACCCTGTCCTGGGCACTCGCCACGGTGGGTCTCCTCTCGTATGCCTTGGGCGGCGGGTGCCCGGAGACGTGGAGGGGATTCTCAGCTTCTGCCTTCGTGGACTTGAAGGACTTCATCAAGTTGTCCGCGGCGTCTGGTGTCATGCTCTG CTTGGAGAATTGGTACTACCGGATCTTGGTTTTCCTGACGGGCTATGTGAAGAACGCTGAACTGGCTGTCGATGCACTGTCCATCTG TATAAGTTATGCTGGATGGGAGATGATGATTCATTTGGGATTCTTAGCAGGCACTGG GGTGAGGGTGGCTAATGAGCTCGGTGCAGCCAACGGAGCACGAGCGAGATTTGCGACAATTGTGTCGATGACGACATCATTTCTGATCAGCCTATTCATTAGTTTGCTCATCCTGATTTTCCATGACAAACTCGGAATGATCTTCTCGTCGAGTCAGGCTGTGATTGATGCAGTAGACAACATTTCCTTTCTGCTGGCCCTCACCATCCTCCTCAACGGAATCCAACCTGTGCTCTCTG GAGTTGCTGTTGGCTCAGGGTGGCAGGCATTGGTTGCTTATGTCAACATTGGGAGCTATTACTTGATTGGTGTTCCTTTCGGTTTTCTGCTAGGATGGGGCTTGCATTATGGGGTTCAA GGAATTTGGGTCGGAATGATCGTTGGCACAATGGTGCAAACTCTAATACTGGCATATATCACTCTACGGTGTGATTGGAATGAAGAG gcatTGAAAGCTAGTACCCGAATGCGGAGATGGAGCAACTCCAAGTGA
- the LOC8063731 gene encoding purine permease 3, whose amino-acid sequence MDVEAARKDDLTPPTPPTPRRGKGKVMHRLLVALNCGMLALGTTAGPLLVRLYYDKGGQREWLSACLQSVGWPLLLIPVAASYAARRARDKRGGPVPVLLTPPRVLLAAAGLGVATGADNYIYAYSLRYLPVSTSAILISTQLAFTVLFAFLIVRQRLTPATVNAVALLTVGAAVLGLHVSSDRPRGVARAKYLLGFALALGAAALYGLILPLVELAYRRAAAAGGGRAVTYALVMEMQLVMGFFATAFCTVGMTIDKDFQVCVPYVHLLVAYVSLLDSPCELVAACLERP is encoded by the coding sequence ATGGACGTGGAAGCAGCGCGCAAGGACGACTTGACGCCGCCAACGCCGCCAACACCACGCCGCGGCAAGGGCAAGGTGATGCACCGCCTCCTGGTGGCGCTCAACTGCGGGATGCTGGCATTGGGCACCACGGCGGGGCCGCTCCTCGTCCGCCTCTACTACGACAAGGGCGGCCAACGGGAGTGGCTGTCCGCGTGCCTCCAGTCCGTCGGCTGGCCACTCCTTCTGATCCCCGTGGCGGCTTCCTACGCCGCGCGCCGCGCCCGCGACAAGCGGGGCGGCCCCGTCCCCGTCCTGCTCACGCCGCCGCGCGTGCTGCTGGCCGCCGCGGGCCTCGGCGTCGCCACGGGCGCCGACAACTACATCTACGCCTACAGCCTCCGGTACCTCCCCGTCTCCACCTCCGCGATCCTCATCTCGACGCAGCTCGCCTTCACGGTGCTCTTCGCGTTCCTCATCGTGCGGCAGCGGCTGACGCCCGCCACGGTGAACGCCGTCGCGCTGCTGACCGTGGGCGCCGCCGTGCTGGGCCTGCACGTCTCGTCCGACCGCCCCAGGGGCGTCGCCAGAGCCAAGTACCTGCTGGGCTTCGCGCTGGCGCTCGGCGCCGCGGCGCTCTACGGCCTCATCCTGCCGCTGGTCGAGCTCGCGTACAGGCGCGCGGCGGCAGCAGGCGGCGGCCGCGCGGTCACGTACGCGCTGGTGATGGAGATGCAGCTGGTGATGGGGTTCTTCGCCACCGCGTTCTGCACCGTCGGCATGACCATCGACAAGGACTTCCAGGTGTGTGTGCCTTATGTACATTTGCTTGTCGCCTACGTGTCACTTCTAGACTCACCATGCGAGTTGGTCGCCGCATGTCTTGAAAGGCCATAA
- the LOC8083254 gene encoding auxin-responsive protein SAUR71 — protein MAAWTRKATATAKALASCVPGAILRDDDDKQRIVVPKGYLPLLLVRGGGGGGDDDDQGAGSETRVLVRVRDLKEPCMAALLEMAEQQFGYGQQGVLKVPCDAERFHHVVNMARKYKVAST, from the coding sequence ATGGCCGCTTGGACAAGAaaggccaccgccaccgccaaggCCTTGGCGAGCTGCGTGCCCGGTGCTATTCTTCGTGACGACGATGACAAGCAGAGGATCGTCGTCCCGAAAGGGTACCTCCCCCTATTGCTggttcgcggcggcggcggcggcggcgacgacgacgaccaagGTGCAGGCTCGGAGACGAGGGTCCTGGTGCGCGTGAGAGACCTCAAGGAGCCCTGCATGGCGGCGTTGCTGGAGATGGCCGAGCAACAGTTTGGGTACGGGCAGCAAGGGGTGCTCAAGGTCCCCTGTGACGCGGAACGCTTTCACCATGTGGTTAACATGGCACGCAAGTACAAGGTTGCTAGTACATAA